A window of Coleofasciculaceae cyanobacterium genomic DNA:
GTTTGAGCGAGAAATAAGAAATTAGTATTCCCATTTCTTATAATGTCGATCGCGATCGTGCGGAGCGAATTTTATTGGAATGTGTAGAACACCACACCGAAAGCATTAACCAAATGAGTCGGGAAGCTTTAATAATTATGCGCGATCGCTATTTTTTACATCCCCATGACTTGATAATCTAAAGTTTACTATCGCATTACTAACAATTGGTTAGAACTTACCGTTCGTTTTGTCGTTAGAGAACGGGCTATTCGCGATCTCAAAGATGCAGTCAGTCGAGATCTTCTTAAAGCCTTTGACAATGCAGAAATTGAAATTGCAACTACTAGATATAATTTTAAACACAACCAATTTAAAAGTAGCATTAAATAAACTAGATAAGCCAAATGCTGAAAACCAAATCTGTGACAGAGAACCTTCTCAAACCAAGCGAACTCAGTCAACGGTTGAAGGGAACTTCAGTGTTATCCAGTCAGCAGATAGGCTGGAATGGAATCTTGGTCGAGCAGTATCAATATTATCCAAGTCCTGGCAAAACAGAAGAAAAAGAAATTCCTGGTCTTTGAGATCACTGGCTAATCTTACCCTTGGGACATCCAAGTCATTTGAGCCAAAAGTCTGATAATCGCTTGCATGAATCTCTCTTTCAAAAGGGAGACAGCCTTTTAGTTCCTGCCAGAAAACCAACCTACTGGCGCTGTCCGGGAAGTCAGTTATCCTCGACAGAACTACATATTCACTTACAGCAGGAGTCGATCGCCAAAGTTGCTAAATCATCTGAAATGCATACAAAGCAGAGCGACCTCGCCAATCATTTTCGCAAGCAAGACTTACAACTTCAACATATCGCCATGCTGTTTTTAGCTGAATTGCAATCGGGTGGCATAATGGGGCGATTATATGTCGAATCCTTAACTCAAGCGTTAGTCATTCATTTGCTGCGACATTATTCTGAGGTGGCACAGAGTGTTACACACCAAAACACACGTTTAACTCATACTCAGTTGCAGCAAGTAATTGACTATATTCACACGAACCTCGATCGCGATTTATCCCTCTCTCAAATTGCCTCAGTTATCAATATCAGTCCGACGTATTTTGCTAGTTTGTTCAAACGTGCTACGGGTACTTCGCCGTACCAATATGTGATTCAACAGCGAGTTGAACGAGCGAAATTGCTATTGTCGAAAACGGATTCGGAGAGCGCCGATATTGCCTTACAAGTAGGTTTCTCCAGTCAAAGCCACTTGACGCAACAGTTTAAGCGATTGACTGGAGTAACCCCAAGACAGGTGCGTCTTTAATCATAAGAATTTGACAAATTATTGTAAGAATCTGAAAGCGTTTAAACATTGGAACTCAGTATATTTGCGATAGATAGAAAATTTAATCGGTTTGGGAATGACTGAGAACCCAACATCGATCGCTTACAGTACCCACTATCTAAAACCAAGAATGGATTATTACCCTAAACTCGACCAGGAAAGCACTATGTCACAAAAACTCTTAGGAAAAGTTACGCTTGTTACTGGCGGCACGTCGTTATGCCTAATTGATTGAGACTTTCAAAAATTTAACGAAGAAAGGAGATGAAGTCATGCAACCGCAATGGATCGAAACCAATCATCACCAAGCTAATTACAAAGCCTTTAATTATGTTCCCGGTGCGATCGCATCTGGCAGATTCGCCTTTATCTCTGGTCAAGTTGGAGTGGAAGAAGATGGCAGCGTGAGTGAGGATGCGGAAACACAGATTGCGCGTGCCTTTGCTAACTTAGGAGAGATCGTTAAGGCAATTCCCGCTAGCCCGCGGGATGTTGTTGACATCACAACCTATCATGTCGGCTTGCAAGAACATTTCTCGCTGGTAAGTACAGAGAAAAAGAAGTTTTTCGGCGATTGGGACCCAGCTTGGACAGCCATCGGTATCACCGAACTGGCTCTTGAAGGGCTGATTCTAGAGATTCGCGTCGTTGTACTTTTGCCGTCTATCGATTAGGCGATCCGATAGTATTGGTCTAGTTTCAAGTTATGTAGTTCGACAGTTCGACATCCTTGCAAGCTCATGATGCCAATTAAGACGCGATCGCGGTACGAAATCTAGGAACAGATATAGGAACAAATATTTGAAGCAGTGCAGCACGCTTTTCTTTTGAGTCATAGCCATTGTCCGCAGCTAATACTTTTAACTACTTGTAATCAATCTCTCTGAAGGGGGAGGAGACTCGATCGATCTCGCGCCATGATTGAAGAAACAATTTAAGTTATTGCAACTTATAAAATTCTTAATTTGGAGACAACAGCGATGGCTGACATGACAAATCTGGCTACAAAGCTTGCCGATCTAAAGCTTATGCAAAACGTTCTGATTGAAAGCGGTCAAAAATTAATGGCAGCTACAAATGACGATACAATCCGCGAACGGTTAGAAAAAATGGTAACTAGCGATCGCGAAAATCTTAGCTCTATCGATGAAGCTATTGCTAAATCTGGTCAGAACGCAGAACCCCGCGATATCACTCAAAAACACGTTGAAAAGATCGCTCAAATGATGGATGGCTCCGAGCTGACGGTGTATGATAAATTCTTTCAGTTTGAGTTGCTCAAACACCAACAGACCATGACTGGCTTAGTAATCCACAAAGTCGCACAAAGTTTAGATGACGAGCTTCAAGATGCAGTGAAATCTTTGAACAAAGTCAACTTTGAGAATCGCGCTCATCAAGAAGTTCTCAAAGGGGTGCTTTATTTTGTCGGAACAAGAGAAATAGCTGGTAAAGAGCCTGACATGGGACTTTGGGGTAGCGTAGAACAAGGCATTGCAGCTCTTAAAGGTGCATTAGGCAGCGCGGCTAGTTAAGCAATTGTGTTTTAAGTACTGCTGTTAGCAAAACAAAGCGATCGCATTTTTATTAAAAGTGCGATCGCTTTTGTCTTAATGATTTAAGACAAAATATTTAAAATTTGCTGCCATTGCTTTTATTGAACTAAACTTAATTACCCCATTCAAAATTAGCCAAAACTGAATTTTCAGTCAATTTTAAGTAATTATAATTACCACTAAATAAGAGGAATAGCCACAGTGAATCTAATTATCAGTCTTTATTTCGGTCTATCAATCTCTTTAATTATTGGTGTCAGTTTTTTACATTTACTTCCCCGTTTAGGTAAGTTAGGAGATCGCATTTCTGATTGGTTTTGTTATGCTCCTGGTATAGATTTAGCCTTAGTCTATTTGATGTTGATGCCGATTACAGTTGGGGCGATCGCTCTAGGATGGCTGGGAGTGGGAACAGCTTTGTTAGCACAATTAAGTACCTTATGGCTGTGGATTATTATTCATGAACTGACTCATCGAGAACAACTGCGTCAGGCGAACATTCACCGTACCTTAGGTGCAATAACAGGTAAATGGCAAAATCATTTAGCCGTCTGGATTACAGCTTTGGCTGTTCCGATTTTTTGGCTAGTTCGTTTGGCTGAAGTAGCTGTTTATCCTTTCCTAACTAAACTAGTTAAGCTACCAAAATACGCTGCAAAAGATTGGGTAAATGTTTCACGACATAAGTTTGAAGGCTTAGTCGGTTACGATTTGATCTGGTGTCTATACTGTGACTGGATGACTGGTGTTTGGTCTTTAGGTACGGAAATGCTACGTAATGTTGAATCCTTTTGGTGTCCAATCCGTTTTTATTCGACTAAAAAATGTGAAAACTGCCAAATTGATTTTCCCGATGTAGCTAATGACTGGGTTGCTGCTGATGGAAAAGTTAAAGATGTCACTGTATTACTAAACTCTAAATACAGTCAAGAACAAAATGAACGATCTTGGTTTGGTCATCCAGGAAGAGAACAAGAACCACAAAATAATGCAGAAGTTGAAATTAAACAGTCAGAGATTACTCCGCCGTCCTAAAGGACGACGCGAAGCTAGTGCTTTAGCATACCGCTCCGCATATAAAACGACGGAGCCTGCTCTGACCGTTGGTAAAAACAACAGCGTTAATTAAGCGCGATCGCTTCTGATTGTTGAAATATACTTCAAATATATTGGTCGTAGCTAATTCTAATAATATTAATAGAAAGAGCCGTAGAGACGATAGTATCATCTACAACCCTTATTTCAATTGGCTTTCATTCTATGAGCGCGGCAGGACTTGAACCTGCGACCTACAGGACCGGAACCTGTTGCTCTATCCGCTGAGCCACGCGCCCTCAACAACCATATAAGCTAATTTATCTAGTTACGGTGCTTCAATAATGATCTTACATTAAGTTCCAAAGCATTGACCTGTTCTTAATGATTTGGAACTTAATTTTTACTGCTAGATACAGCAATACGTATAAAAGTACAGTTGCAAGCGCCTTAATTATTGGTTATTTTATTGCTTGTTGTTAATTTGGGATATTTCTCACCAAAGTAGTTACTAATGAAGGTATTAACGGAAGATAGAATTACAGGAGCAACTAAGAAAGCTAGTAGACCATGAACTTGAAATCCTGGTACGAAGAGAGAAGCTAACCAAAAGCACAAACCATTGATCACTAAGGTAAATGTTCCCAAACTTAAAACATTAATCGGCAAAGATAATACAGATAAAACAGGTTTTACACCGCTATTAAAAAGACCAATAGCTAGCGCAGCTACTATAGCAGCCGGAAAGTTAGCTAAAATGACTCCAGAAAAGATAATATCCACTACCAGAAGACTGAGAGTAGTTGCTAATAAAGTTAAAAGTGTTCCTAGCATTGTTTGTTTTCTCCTGAACTTAAATATGCTGTTGTTTTTATTAAAATGAGATTAACTCCGCTTTTAATAAATAATAGTTATATTATTATTTGTTTGTAGCTAGTTGTGACTCTCTTAAAAGATAGATTTTTAGTTCGATAAACTAAAAAATAGCCTGTATTGTTATATCTCAAGATAGAAGATTTATTTTTAAATACTTGTAAACATAAGCAATGTAATCAAAAATTTATTAAACCCATTGTTATAACCATGAAGCTTTTACAACTAATTACCTGTATTTTATTGCCTCCATTGGGAGTTTTTCTAACTGTGGGTGCTGGTCCTACTTTGCTGATTAATATTTTGTTGACAGTATTGGGTTTTATTCCAGGAATTATTCACGCACTCTGGATTTATTCTAAGCAGGCCGAAGGTAAAGTTAATGTTTAGTAACAACTAACTAAGGAGAAAGATAGTTTATTATTTTGCTCGTGTCTTTCTCTTAGTTAGATTTGCCATTAATAACTGCGAGCAAAGCTAAGAAAATTGTCAGCTAGACCCTACCATAGCGAGCTGTGATTTTAGGCTGTGAATTATTTTGGTTCTTGAGCCAAGCCCACATTTGATCTCCTAATGAGAAATGCCACCACTCTTCAGGATGTCTAATAAAGCCAGTATTGCTCATTATTTTATTTAGCAGTTGACGATTAAAATGATATTGCTGACTATCTCCGTCCTTATTACTCAGGTAGTAGTCAGGTCGCGATCGCTCTGAAAGCTCGTCAATTTCTCCTCCCATGTCCAAGTTTCTGCCCCGTTCGTTAACAATGGTTACGTCAATTGCTGCTCCAGTGCTATGAGG
This region includes:
- a CDS encoding Rid family hydrolase; this translates as MQPQWIETNHHQANYKAFNYVPGAIASGRFAFISGQVGVEEDGSVSEDAETQIARAFANLGEIVKAIPASPRDVVDITTYHVGLQEHFSLVSTEKKKFFGDWDPAWTAIGITELALEGLILEIRVVVLLPSID
- a CDS encoding YqaE/Pmp3 family membrane protein translates to MKLLQLITCILLPPLGVFLTVGAGPTLLINILLTVLGFIPGIIHALWIYSKQAEGKVNV
- a CDS encoding phage holin family protein: MLGTLLTLLATTLSLLVVDIIFSGVILANFPAAIVAALAIGLFNSGVKPVLSVLSLPINVLSLGTFTLVINGLCFWLASLFVPGFQVHGLLAFLVAPVILSSVNTFISNYFGEKYPKLTTSNKITNN
- a CDS encoding AraC family transcriptional regulator is translated as MGHPSHLSQKSDNRLHESLFQKGDSLLVPARKPTYWRCPGSQLSSTELHIHLQQESIAKVAKSSEMHTKQSDLANHFRKQDLQLQHIAMLFLAELQSGGIMGRLYVESLTQALVIHLLRHYSEVAQSVTHQNTRLTHTQLQQVIDYIHTNLDRDLSLSQIASVINISPTYFASLFKRATGTSPYQYVIQQRVERAKLLLSKTDSESADIALQVGFSSQSHLTQQFKRLTGVTPRQVRL